ACACGGGATTTTTTGAACCACGTACTGTAAGTAAAAATCGTCAGCGCAATTTTTCGCTGACGATTTTCTATTTATATATTCGCACGGCGCATCTTAGGCGTCCCTTTTTCGTTTCACGCTCCACCGATTCGTAAATGAAGCGCCCCTGACCTCTTACCGAGATTATCTCGCCTGTTTTCGGTTCATACGACGTGTTGAGTATAAGACGGCTGTTTGCAAATACCTTTTCGGCGGCGAACAGCTTTTGACTTTGCGTGCGGGACATTTTATATACTGCGGCGATTATTGCGTCAAGACGCTCTGAGGAAACGACGATAAGGCTTTTTTCGGGCTGCTTACATGCCTCATCGGGGAGACTTTGGGCGTCTGATACGAAAACGCCTGTGCGCCTTACGGACGCAAGCGTTTCTTTTATATAAGCGACTATAGACGAAATACAGAAAAGAAAGGCACAGTTTTCATATATGACGATATCGCCCAAAAACTCACGCTTTATGCCAAGGCCCATAAGAGAGCCGAGAAAGTCGCGGTGAGTAAGCTTTTCGGCAAATTTCGGCGCGGAGGGCGCGATTTTAACGAGGCTTATCGGTGCAGACGCTTCGCTGTCTTCACCAAAGCAGGCGACTTTCCTTTCGGCCGCCGGATATCCGCCCCAAAGCGTAAATGAAGAAGCCGCCTTTGTTTTTATGAGCGCGCTCTGCTCAGTAAGAGTCAAAAATCCGGAATATGTCGGTATATTACGGTTATATGCTCTAAGCGAAAGCTCTGTTAAGCGTTTTATAAGCAGCTTTTCGTCGTCCGTCATATCATTTTCCTCATAGCTTGTTTTCTTTTAATATTAGCATA
The window above is part of the Clostridia bacterium genome. Proteins encoded here:
- a CDS encoding RNA-binding protein, translated to MTDDEKLLIKRLTELSLRAYNRNIPTYSGFLTLTEQSALIKTKAASSFTLWGGYPAAERKVACFGEDSEASAPISLVKIAPSAPKFAEKLTHRDFLGSLMGLGIKREFLGDIVIYENCAFLFCISSIVAYIKETLASVRRTGVFVSDAQSLPDEACKQPEKSLIVVSSERLDAIIAAVYKMSRTQSQKLFAAEKVFANSRLILNTSYEPKTGEIISVRGQGRFIYESVERETKKGRLRCAVRIYK